GCCCCGGCGGTCCACCAGGGCGGCGCCCCCTTGCGCCTCACCCGGGGGGTGGACGATGCGGGCGGGGTCCACCTCGATGATTTCCTCCACCGTGCTCACGGCCACCGCGTAGCGCAGGGTGGCGCACTCGAAGATGAAGGCCTCCACGATGGTGATGGTGAGGGGCACGGACAGGGTGAACGTGGTGCCCTGGCCCGGACGCGTCTCCAGGTGCAGCGCGCCGCCGAGCTGCTCGACGACGATGCGCTTGACGATGTCCATGCCCATGCCCCGGCCGCTCGTGGCGTCCGCGGCCTGCCGGGTCGAGAGGCCCGGCCGGCACAGCAGCTCCAGCAGCTCCGTCCCGGCGCCGGGCACCGGCACCCCGGCGCGCGCGGCCACGGCGGCGGCGTCCACCCCGCGGCCATCGTCGCTCAAGGACAGCTCCAGCCGGCCGCTGACGCGCGTATGGCAGCCCAGGCGCAGCACGCCCTCCTCGGGCTTGCCGGCGGCGAGGCGCTCCGCGGGGGCCTCGATGGCGTGATCCACGGCGTTGCGCACCAGGTGGACGAGCGCGGGGAGGATGCGGTCGGCCACCGCCTTGTCCAGCTCCGCCTCGCCCACGTCCAGCTCCAGCCGGACCTGCTTGCCGGTGCTGCGGCGCAGGCCGCGCACCAGCAGCGGCAGGCGCTCCAGCACGTCGCGCAAGCGCACCATGCGCAGGTGGAGAATCGAGGCGCGCAAGTCCCTCAGCAGCCGCGCGTTCTCCTGAAGCACCTGCTGCAGCTCCCGGGTGGGCGCCCCCACCGCCGTGAGGTCCGCCACCGCCCGCGTCAGCTTCGAGCGGTTGACGACGAGCGCGGCCACCCGCTCCAGGGCATCGTCCAGGCGCGGCACCTCCACGCGAAGGATGCCGCTGCCCCGGCGGGGCTCCTCGAAGGACAGGTCCTCCTCGAGCGGCAGCCCCGGGGCGGCGGCCATCGCCGGGGCGGCGGCCATCGCCGGGGTGGGCACCGGCTGCGGGGCCGCGGGGGCCGTCAGCGGGCGCAGCGCCGCGGGGGGCCCTCCGAGGGCCTCGAGCAGCGCCGCGTCCTCCGCGTCCGTGAGCACGAGCAGCACGAAGGTGAGGTTGCCGCCCCCGGACGTGGGGCCCGACACGGGCATTACCTTGACGAGCTCCGCGAGGCGGCCCGTCCGCTCACGCACGGAGTTGATGGTGAGCCCCTGGGCGGAGCGCTCCGCGGAGGGGATGTAGTCCAGCCGGAGCGCCCGGCGGCCCGCGGCCACGCCGGCGGCGAGCTGAGCCTGCTCGGCGGTGGAGAGCTTCTGGGCCAGGGCGGGCTCCAGCGCCAGGGTGGCCGGCTGCGGCTGGGCCCGGCGCTCGGCGGCGGACTCCAGCCCCTGGAGGCGCTCCAGGAGCTCCGGGGGCGCGGTCTGCACGGCCTTGCGGTCCGAGAGCTGGCGCACCCGCTGCTCGATGGCGCTCAGCCCCTCCATCAGCAGCTCCAGGCTGGGCTCGGGCAGCTCGCCCCCGGACTGGTCCGCATGGCGCAGGGCGGCCTCCATCCAGTGCGAGATGGAGACGATGGGCTCCACGTCGATCATCGCCGACAGGCCCTTGATGGTGTGCAGGGCCCGGAACAGGTCGCGCACGACGCGGGGCCGGGAGGAGCCCTGCCGGACCGCCGCCTCCAGCGTGAGCAAGTGAGCGCGGGCGGCGCTCATCAGCTCTTCGACTTCGGACAGATAGGCAGGCAGGAAGTCTGCCAGGTCTACACTCACCCGCGTCCCCCGGTGAGCAGTCCTTGGACCTCGGCCAGGATGGCCGCCGGCGTGAAAGGTTTGGTCATGAAGCGGTCGGCCCCCGCGGCGAGCGCCTTGTTGCGCGACTCCTCGTCGCCGCGGGTGGTGACCATGACGATGGGCAGGTGGCGCAGCGTGTCCTGGCCCCGCACGAACTCGACGACCTCGATGCCGCCGATGTCCGGCATGTTCAAATCCAAGACGATGAGATCGTACGGCTTGAGCGTCAGCCGCTCGATGGCCTCGAGCCCGCTGGAGGCATGGGTGAACCCGAGCCCGGACATCGGACGCAGACAGGCCACTACCATGTCCCTCATCACCTTGCTGTCATCAACGACGAGCACCTCAGGCATGGACGTCCTCTGGAAACAGCCCAGGACCCTAGAGGGATTCCCTGAGACGAATTGGGCCGAATTCACGCCTCCTTGTAACACCGCACAGTGGCGGACAGTTGAGTTCCCCACGCCTGCTTGCCGAGCCGGGCGACGTTCTGAAATTGATAATCAGTATCAGGGCCGTGTATGAAGCCTTGCCTCCTGACAAGGTCTTCCGCACTCATGATCTCTTCGCCTCGTTCCCTGTCCGCGGCCTGGCGCCGCCGGGCGCTGCGGTGCGTGCTGTCCCCGGTGTGGCTCCTGCTGGCCTGTGGGGAGGACAGCGGCCCCCCGCCCGGGCCGCCCCCGGTGGACACCACCGCGCCCCAGCTCCAGGTGCACTCGCCCACGGCCGGCTGGAACTACACCTCGCGGCGGGTCCGCGTGACGTTCACCGCCACGGATGACACGCACCTGGCCACCCTGGGCTGGTCGCTCAACGGCGCCGGGCTCCTGCCGCTGCCCGCGGGGGCGCGCACCGGGGACACCTTCCTGCTCGAGGTGGCCCCCCGGCCCGGGAACAACACGCTGACGCTGTGGGCCGAGGATGCGGCGGGCAACAGCACCGGACAGACCGTGGCCTTCCACTTCGGCAGCCTGAGCGGCAGCGGGGCGGCGCACACCGGCGTGGTGCGCCAGGGCCGGGTCTACCTGTGGGGCCGCAACAACCTGGGCCAGCTCGGCCTGGGCCCGGAGGTGACCGAGGCGCAGCGGGCCCCCCGGCAGGTGCCGGGCCTGGAGGGCGTGAGCGCGCTGGCGCTCAACCAGAACCACTCCCTGGCGCTGCGGGAGGACGGCACCGTGTGGGCCTGGGGCGAGAACGCGCAGGGGCAGCTCGGCCTGGGCGCGGCGCCCGTGCCTGGCGCCCCCCGGAGCCCGGACGTCGCGCCGCGCCGGAGCCCCACGCGGGTGGAGGGCCTGAAGGGCGCGGTGGCCCTGGCGCTGGGGTACCGCCACAGCCTGGTGCTGATGGAGGACGGCACGGTGCGCGCCTTCGGGGACAACTCGGCGGGCCAGCTCGGCGACGGGACGGCGGAGAGCCTCCGGGACTTCCCCGGGGTGGTGGGCGGGCTCACCCAGGTGGTGAAGGTGGTGGCCGGCGCCATGCACTCGGTGGCGCTCAAGCAGGACGGCACCGTGTGGGTCTGGGGCCGCAACACCTATGGCAACCTGGGCCAAGGCGGACAGGACGGCCAGCCCCACCCCACGCCCCTGCAGGTGCCCGGGGTGACGGACGTGGTGGACATCGCCTCGGGGCGGGACCACGTCCTGGCCCTGCATGCCGGGGGAACGGTCTCCGCGTGGGGGCTGGATGCCAGCGGCCAGCTGGGCTCCGGCGAGGTGTTCCCCGGCAAGCAGAGCAACGCGCCCGTCCCGGTGAAGGCGCTGGAGGACGCCCGCTTCGTCTTCGCCAACGGCAACATGAGCTACGCGCAGCGGGCCGGCGGCACGCTCGTCTCGTGGGGGCAGAACTTCAACGGCCAGCTCGGCAACGGGGGCACGGCGGACACGAACGTGCCGGTGGCCGCGGCCGAGGGGCTCACCGGGCTGTGGAGCCTGTCGCCGGGGGCCACGCACGTCGTCGCCCTGCGCGAGGACGGGGCCCTCTTCACCTGGGGCTGGAGCTTCAGCGGCTCGCTCGGACGGGAGGACCTGCTGGACCGGTGGACCTATCCCGAGCCCATCCAGGTGACGCTGCCGTGAGGGCGGGGGCACTGCTGGGCCTGTGGCTGATGGGCATGGCCTGCCAGCCGGGCCCCGGCGCCAGCCTCCCTCCCGGGCTCCCGCCCCTTCCGGAGCCGCCCCCGGACGTGACCGAGCCGGGAGAGGAAGCCCCCGGCGGCGCCACGAGCGTGAACGTGACGGGCCCCGAGGCCTTCACCCGCCCGGCGGCGAACCTCTCGCTCGGCCGGCGCTCGGACTTCCTCGTGGGCGAGGCCTTCTTCGAGACGGACTGGTTCGCCGCCCCCCACGCGCGAGCGGACCGGGATGGGCTGGGGCCGCTCTTCCACGCCGTCTCCTGTCTGGCGTGCCACCCGCGCGGGGGCCGGGGGGCACCTCCCGGGCCGGGCGCGCCCGCCGTGTCGCTGCTGGTGCGGCTGAGCCTGCCCGGTACCACCCTGGAGGGCGCGCCCGTGCCCGAGCCCACCTATGGCGATCAGCTCCAGCCGCTGGCGGTGGCGGGCGTGGCGCCCGAGGGGCGCGTGGAGGTGCGCACCACCGAGCGGCCCGGCACCTTCGCGGACGGCACGCCCTACACGCTGCTGGCCCCGGAGCTCGTCCTCTCGGGGCTGGGCTACGGGCCGCTGCACCCGGACACCCGCCTGTCGCCCCGGCTGGCGCAGCCCATGGTGGGCCTGGGCCTGCTGGCGGCGGTGCCCGAGGAGACGGTGCGCGCCTGGGCGGATCCGGACGACGCGGACGGGGACGGCATCTCCGGGCGGGCCAACACCGTCTGGAGTGCCCGGCAGGGCCGGGCGGTGCTGGGCCGCTTCGGCTGGAAGGCGAACCAGCCCGACCTGGAGCACCAGAACGCGGGCGCGCTCGCGGGAGACCTGGGCATCACCTCGCCGCGGGCGCCCGCGGAGCCGTGCACCGCGGCCCAGGCCCAGTGCCAGGCGGCGCCCAGCGGGGGCGCCCCGGAGCTGGACGCGCGCAAGCTGGAGGCCCTCACCTTCTATACGCACCTGGTAGGGGTGCCCCTGCGCCAGGGGGTGGACCGGCCCGAAGTGCGGCGGGGCAAGGCGCTCTTCCACCAGACGGGGTGCGCGCGCTGCCACCGCCCCTCGCTGGAGACGGGCGAGGTGGAGGGCTACCCGGAGCTGTCCGGGCAACGCCTCTGGCCCTACACGGACCTGCTGCTGCACGACCTGGGCGAGGCGCTGGCGGACGGCCGCGAGGACTTCCTCGCCTCGGGCCGGGAGTGGCGCACGCCGCCGCTGTGGGGCCTGGGCCAGACGGCCGCGGTGAGCGGCCACACGCGGCTGCTGCACGATGGCCGGGCGCGCTCGGTGATGGAGGCCATCCTCTGGCACGGCGGCGAGGCCGAGGGCTCGCGCGAGCGGGTGCGGCAGCTGTCCGCGGAGGACCGGGCGGCGCTGGAGGCCTTCCTGGGCTCGCTCTGAGCGCGGCCGGAGGGCGGCTCAGAGCCGGGTGTTGGAGACGGACGGGCCCTCGAAGGGCAGGCGCACGTGGAAGGTGGCGCCCTCGCCGAGCACGCTGTCCACCGTCACCGCGCCGCCGTGGGCCTCGACGATGCGGCGCACCCGGTACAGCCCCAGCCCCAGGCCGCCGTAGTGGCGCACGGGCACCGCGCGCTCGAAGCGCTGGAAGAGCGCATCCAGGCGCTCCGGCTCGATGCCGATGCCGTGGTCGCGCACCTTGAGCACCGCCGCGTCGGGCCGGGCCTCCAGCGTCACCTCCACCGGCTTGCCGGGGCCGAACTTCATGGCGTTGGCCAGCAGGTGCCGCACCACCTGCGCCAGCCGCACGGGGTCCCACCGGCCCAGGGTGCTGGGCATCGGGCTCATCACCAGCCGGCACCCGGCGCGCGAGGCCTCCTGCTCGGAGCGGGCCACCGCCTCGCGCACCACCGCGGCCAGATCCACCTGCTCCAGCTGGAGCAGCGGCGCATGGCTCTGGAGCTGGGAGACATCCAGCAGCGTGTCCACCAGGCCGGTGAGCCGCTGCACCTGCCGGTCCGCGGACACCAGCGCCTGGGAGATGCGGTCCGGCGAGGTGGGCGTGTCCGCCTGCATCGCGGCGTTGACGCCCTGCAGCCGCAGCCGCAGCGCCGTCAGCGGGGTGCGCAGCTCGTGGGCCGCCACGCTGAGGAACTCATCGCGCGTGCGCACCGCCTCCTGCGTCTCGCGGAAGAGCCGCAGCTGCTCGGTCACGTCATTGATGATGCCCGCCATGCGCACGGGGCGGCCCTGCGCGTCGCGCATCGCCTGCGCGCGGCTCACGCACGCATGGTAG
The nucleotide sequence above comes from Stigmatella erecta. Encoded proteins:
- a CDS encoding chemotaxis protein CheA, producing the protein MSAARAHLLTLEAAVRQGSSRPRVVRDLFRALHTIKGLSAMIDVEPIVSISHWMEAALRHADQSGGELPEPSLELLMEGLSAIEQRVRQLSDRKAVQTAPPELLERLQGLESAAERRAQPQPATLALEPALAQKLSTAEQAQLAAGVAAGRRALRLDYIPSAERSAQGLTINSVRERTGRLAELVKVMPVSGPTSGGGNLTFVLLVLTDAEDAALLEALGGPPAALRPLTAPAAPQPVPTPAMAAAPAMAAAPGLPLEEDLSFEEPRRGSGILRVEVPRLDDALERVAALVVNRSKLTRAVADLTAVGAPTRELQQVLQENARLLRDLRASILHLRMVRLRDVLERLPLLVRGLRRSTGKQVRLELDVGEAELDKAVADRILPALVHLVRNAVDHAIEAPAERLAAGKPEEGVLRLGCHTRVSGRLELSLSDDGRGVDAAAVAARAGVPVPGAGTELLELLCRPGLSTRQAADATSGRGMGMDIVKRIVVEQLGGALHLETRPGQGTTFTLSVPLTITIVEAFIFECATLRYAVAVSTVEEIIEVDPARIVHPPGEAQGGAALVDRRGVAVPLIHLAQLLRREGGRNGFAPKAFIVQQRGLPVAFAVDRLLGQQEIVLRPLEDPLVRVPGVAGATDLGDGQPTLVLDLPALGATKLGSGPRLDRLAREVLA
- a CDS encoding response regulator, translating into MPEVLVVDDSKVMRDMVVACLRPMSGLGFTHASSGLEAIERLTLKPYDLIVLDLNMPDIGGIEVVEFVRGQDTLRHLPIVMVTTRGDEESRNKALAAGADRFMTKPFTPAAILAEVQGLLTGGRG
- a CDS encoding RCC1 domain-containing protein, yielding MISSPRSLSAAWRRRALRCVLSPVWLLLACGEDSGPPPGPPPVDTTAPQLQVHSPTAGWNYTSRRVRVTFTATDDTHLATLGWSLNGAGLLPLPAGARTGDTFLLEVAPRPGNNTLTLWAEDAAGNSTGQTVAFHFGSLSGSGAAHTGVVRQGRVYLWGRNNLGQLGLGPEVTEAQRAPRQVPGLEGVSALALNQNHSLALREDGTVWAWGENAQGQLGLGAAPVPGAPRSPDVAPRRSPTRVEGLKGAVALALGYRHSLVLMEDGTVRAFGDNSAGQLGDGTAESLRDFPGVVGGLTQVVKVVAGAMHSVALKQDGTVWVWGRNTYGNLGQGGQDGQPHPTPLQVPGVTDVVDIASGRDHVLALHAGGTVSAWGLDASGQLGSGEVFPGKQSNAPVPVKALEDARFVFANGNMSYAQRAGGTLVSWGQNFNGQLGNGGTADTNVPVAAAEGLTGLWSLSPGATHVVALREDGALFTWGWSFSGSLGREDLLDRWTYPEPIQVTLP
- a CDS encoding di-heme oxidoredictase family protein; translation: MRAGALLGLWLMGMACQPGPGASLPPGLPPLPEPPPDVTEPGEEAPGGATSVNVTGPEAFTRPAANLSLGRRSDFLVGEAFFETDWFAAPHARADRDGLGPLFHAVSCLACHPRGGRGAPPGPGAPAVSLLVRLSLPGTTLEGAPVPEPTYGDQLQPLAVAGVAPEGRVEVRTTERPGTFADGTPYTLLAPELVLSGLGYGPLHPDTRLSPRLAQPMVGLGLLAAVPEETVRAWADPDDADGDGISGRANTVWSARQGRAVLGRFGWKANQPDLEHQNAGALAGDLGITSPRAPAEPCTAAQAQCQAAPSGGAPELDARKLEALTFYTHLVGVPLRQGVDRPEVRRGKALFHQTGCARCHRPSLETGEVEGYPELSGQRLWPYTDLLLHDLGEALADGREDFLASGREWRTPPLWGLGQTAAVSGHTRLLHDGRARSVMEAILWHGGEAEGSRERVRQLSAEDRAALEAFLGSL